The sequence ccagatggCGCCCAAAGTGAGGACAGAAAACGTGGATGCGAACGAGAGAGAGGCCCGTAACGCATTTATCACCTGGCAGCCAGGGAGCTGGAGAAGAGAATTCAATTAATTGAACACTTTAAGTTCAGTAAACAGAAAGGCTGTTTTATTGCCTTAATTGTTTGAGCCGCAGTAAAGCGTGCGTGCGCCGCTCCCCTCCCATCCTTGGGAAGGGGTGGACGTGGCCGTCCCTGCAGGGCAGCGTCTTGCACGAATGACAGAGTGTTTCAGGAAAGAGGGGAGACGAGGCAGGCCGGGGGTGAGAGTTGCCCAGCGCAGGAGGGTGAGCCTGGCCGGAGGCTCCTGCAGTGGCAGCTGGCCCAACCGTCCCCTCCAGCCCCGGGCCCCTCCCGCTGGCACCTCCCCTTACCTGGCGCCCTGGCCCCTCTGCTGTTCTCACATCTGCTTAATTAAAGAACGAGGCACAGCAATAGCCCATGGCCTCATTTTTGGAGCCACAAATAAGAGAGATTCATGGGTGCCCTCAATAGAGCTGCTGGCAACGGGCATGttcctgagctgagatgaagtcTTGCGCTCTGGGCTCACAGGAAAAAAAgcactttattaaaattattgccCCATGAACAGGGACAGGATGACTTATTCAAGCAGAAAGAGGAACGAGGCTGGGTCTGCCAGAGAAGCAGGAGGCCGGCCCAGGGACCCAGCACCGCCCACATCACGCGCTGCCTCAGGCCCCAGCCAGAACCTctcttccccccaaccccaccaagGGCCCACACCTCCTCCCACTGGCTGTGTCCTTGGCCACCACTGCCCGAGCTGCCACGGCTCCTGCCCCTGCCAGAGGCCCGCCGGGGTGGCCAGAGCTCCCCCACAGGCCCCCACCAGTCTCTCCATGTTTGTCATCCCCCAGGTCCGGCCAGGACCCCCACTCTTGCCCCCTGCAGCAGCAGGGCCTCTGAGACCCCAAGTGGGAGGAGAACAAGTGGCTGGCAGACAAGTGGGAGGGACAAGGGGCAGTGACGGCCAGcgaggggcaggtgggaggggctgagctggggcaggGCCGTCCCACCGCAGGGTtcagcccaggaccccagagagGGTGATGGCAGGGACACAGGGCCCAGTGGGAGCGGGCAGGGAGGGCTGGCTCCTGGGGAGAAGGCGCTGTGGGCCACGCCACAGGTGTGTGGGGACCGCGAGGCTGTAGAGGGCAGGGGCGGCCCCTAGTGCCAGCCGATCCTGGCCCAGAAACCCAGGCCACAGACAGATGCGCAGCCGAGCTCCTCTCCTCAGGGTACAGGCCGACCCCTGCTTAgggacccccaccccaaccccccacggCGTCCAGCTGCCGGCCGAGACCTGGGGCCTGGCTCAGGACACATCTGTCAGCGGGCAGACATGCAGACCGTCGGGGCATGGATAGGACACGGGGGCCTCCAGCCCTGCAGGGTCCCGCCCCGCCGACTGGAGTAATGAGCCCACTgagcccggggcaggggcagcaaCGGGGTGTGTGGCCTGGCCCTCTGGGCCCGGGAGCCACCTGCAGCCTCTGCAGGCCCCTGGCTCCCAAGGTCAAGGGCCCCCAGTACACACTCTCCTGCACTCCAACCCTGCAGGGCAGGTGCGCACACCCCACCTGGTCACAGCCTCCCTCCCGCCACCTGAGGCCCCCCCAGCCCAGCGAGCTCACGGTCCCCATTTCAGGATGGACCCTATGACAGTGGTTCCCAACCCAACACATAGGCCGGGCTGAGGCTTGCTCCAGTGGCATCTGGGGGCCTGTCTGCTTGAGCAGGGTGAGGAGTGGGCCCCACAGGGTGTCCCCAGGGGGTGCACTGGCCACACCCAGGCCCTGGAAAGTGAAGGGATGCTAGTCATGACTGCGCCCAGGCAATGGGGACCCGCCAGGTCCCCCCACCCAGTAGACCCAGAGCCCTGGGGCCAGGCACGCACCTCCAGCGGCAGGGAACGCGGCAGGCAGCCGCACCTGACAGCTCCGGCCACACAGCCGTGCCTGGCACGGGGCTCTGGCTCCCAGCGGGGGCCCACCTGGCAGCCACCCAGGGAGGGCACTGGCCTCTGGGCAGCCTCCTGACACGGCCCAACAGCCCAGGGCCAGCCCCCCTACAGCCCCCCCATTATCTCCGACACACTCAGGCCCCTTGGCCCCTGGTACTACATGGGTCTCCACGGGGTGGGCAGCCTGGTGACCCTGGTGGGAACAGCACGGCTGCTCCATGGCCAGACTCCAACATGGTGTCCTTGGTGGGTTCCCCTGGCCTGTCCGAGGCTGCTCCAGGCCACTAGACCCAGTGAGCTCAGGTCCCAGGGGCACAGGCCATCCGGAGCCCccccagattctctctctcctgggctTCCTGCTGTAGACTGGGGCGCTTAGTCCTGGAGTCACCCCGCAGACAGGTGAGGAGGCGTCTCTTATGGAAACAGGCTAGggaagagccagagagaggcCAGCGGGTGACAGGCAGCGAGGCCACCCTCTCAGGCCACCGCGACCCCACCTGCTGGGTGTCGTGTCCTGTGTGCCCTGCtacagccccccagcccccatctGTGCGTAAGCCCCCATTCCCAGCCTCAGCCATAGAACGCCAACGTGCCCTCCCAGGCCCACTTCCAAGCTCACCACCTCCATGAAGCCCTCTCTGTTTCCCACAAGCCTCTCCTGCAACCCCAACCTTCTGCTCAGCGGCTTGAGGGATAGCTGTCAGGCTACACTAATTCTGTCACCTCTGTCCCACCAGCCAGGCAGCCCCCAGACCCTGAAAACCTTCAAAAAGTCCAGTCAGTGACCCCACCCCACAACTCTGGGCCCAGGTGGCACTGGGAGAGCCACCTTTTGGCACCCGGCACAGGAGACTCGTGGGCTCCAGCTGGCTCCCGGCTCCAGGCTGGCTCCCATGGAACGGTGCTGCCCTGCTCCTCCCACGAGCATTTAGCTGGGGCACTAACttgggctccctctcctcctgcctccctgggcctctggggcTGAAGGGCGGGGTGCAGCACAGCCCGAGGCCTGGACGGAGCCAGCACGGGGCTTCCGCAGATGCTCCTCGGCTGCAAAAACCGCTGCCTGCCCTCGCCTTGCTGACATTCCTGCGCCGGCCAGTGTGGGGCCCACGATGCAGCCTGTCCTGACCTCTGGAGGCCCCCAGTCTAGACGGATATCCACATGCGTAGAGGCCCGGGGGCTGGAGGCCCGGGGGCTGGGTCTCCACTCCGAGCAGGAGGCTGGAGAacgtgggctgggctgggggggcagCCCGCCCCTCTTGGTCCCACCTGCCCGCCTGGACGGGCCCTCACCCCCGCAGCCCCCTTCCCGGGTTTCCCCGGGACCCAGAGGCCAGAGACGCTCATCGTGCTCCACCTGCCAGGCCAGGCTCCCTGGAAATTACCGGGGTGGGAAAGAGCATTGCTCTGGGTGCCGGGGGCTGGATTCCCCGCGGGTAGGGGGCACAGAAGTGCACACTGCCCCGTACGGGTGCCCGCAGAGGAGCGGCGTCTCCCCCCTGTCCATGACATGTGCCTCAGCGCCAAAATACAGAACAGGTTCTCTGAGGCAAGTTTACTGAGAAAAGGTCAATTTTAAATGAATCTGTGCCCAAAGTGCTGTGCAGCCCGCAACGGCAGGGGGGACACAGCGTCCCGGGGCTGCAGCCGGGCCTGCGCCATGGTGCAGAGCGGCTcagggccccgccccctgccctgtgTGGCAGGGACACCCCGCTGCCCTCCGTGTGGGCCAGGAGGCTGCGCAGCCCCCGCGGGCAGGTGCGCCCACCTTCCTGCCCCGTTCACTTGCTGCTTTCACATGGTTTCGTCTAACTGAGCACTTACGCTTCCTTCCGGGATGGATTTGTTCACTGCTTTTGGGTTATCTCCTGAGTGCTTGCTCTCAGGCGGACGGGAATGCCCCTGGGACGCATGCCTGCTCCCCTCCTGCCGGAGCCCCCTTCGAGCAGCTGACACTCAGCACCTGTGAACGTGGCAAAGCCGACACGATCATACCATGGAACGTTATGTAAGCTCTGAAGGAGCCGCAGGGCaccggggggctcagtcggtaaagcgtccaactcttggttttggctcgggtcgcGATCGGGGTCCTGGGcacgagccccacatcaggctctgtgctcagcggggagtctgctccagattctctctctccctctgcccctcccgctcgtgctcactctcaaataaataattctttaaaaaaaaaaaaaaaaaaaaaaaagctgcaaccAGAAGAAAGGGTAGCAGGGGGTCGGTGCCCTAACCCAGGGGTGTCCAGGGGTCAAGCGCATGCCGTCTCCTCTCAGGACAGAACTACCTTCGCCGCGGCTCCTTGTTCTGGGTGGACTTGATCTGCCGTCTGGGTCACTTGCTCCGAGGGCAAAGGTGGGCCTTGCAGCCGCAGGTGTTTCTGTGTACCCAGAAATCGTTCACTCGCTTTATCTTGGGTGGACGTGGGCTCGGGGCCATGGTCTCCTCTGAGCACGCAGACCATGCCAGCCCTGCCCACGCCCTGCCACCAGCCTTGCTGGGCGCGCTCGGGCCCGGGGCAGCTTTCCCCACGTTCCCGCCTCTCCAACCCACTGTTCGTCCCACCGGACCTCAGCGAGACTGCTGATTTGTAGATGAACATTTCCCAATAAATCTGGGGGCTTGGGGGACACTGTTTTTTCTATTCCTGCCTACTGCCCTCTCCTCCAGGGCTCTGACGGCCTGCACCTCGGTGCCCCTGCGCCGTGTGGtcacctgggtctccaggtcagACAAGGTCGCTGGTTCTTCCTGCTGCTGAGCCCTTCTCGGGAACTCACTTCGGACCTTGTACCGTTCGGCCCCAGAACCCCACTCGGTTCTTCTCGAGGGTGGTAATTCCTATCTTCCCGTGGATGCTGTGGTCTGTGCCTTCCTACCCTCTGACCGTGCGCACAATGGCCAAGTTCAAGTCTCTACACAGCCGGTTCTGTAACAGACTACCTTTCTCCTGGGGTCTGGGCcattcttccttgttcttttcaTGTTCAGGTGGGAAACGTCCTGTTAGGGCGCACGCTGCAGCAGTCTTGGATCCTGGTACTCTGCGGGGTCGCGTCACTGCTAGCCTGCAGCTTACCTTGTTTGCTGGTgctgcacggggtgggggggctgcttGTGCCTCGCccgcgccccctgcagcccccctgcagcccagggctcgCCCACAGTCACCCTGGGAGGACAGTGGCTCCGGCAAAGCTGCTGGCCTGCTCCCTCCCACACCAGCTCTTGGGCTCCGCTCCTTGGTTGCTGAGTGCTATGTTTTCAGCAGTCACACCCTCGGCGTAAATGGTTCGGAGCCTAATCCAACAACTTTGGCTTCGAAAGAACAGCTCCTGAGATCCGCGTTGGAGATTTTTCCTGACCCACAGCCGGCCTACGGCTCAGCCTGTGTCACTGATGAACCCACCGCTCCTCCCACATGCTTTCTCTACAAGCTCCCCCTTTCACGAGCACCACTGAACCTCACGCTCTGCTGCAAGTGGTCAGTCCTCTTGTGGAGGGAGGGGGACTGCGCCCCAGCCGCCTCTCCCCTGAAAGAACCTCTGAGCTGCAGCCCTGGCACCAGGCGCAGACACAGGGCTGCTCCTCTCTGacagctctgggggtggggggccgcccTCCTAGCCCCCCAGGGCTTGCCCCCGTGTGGAGCCCCCACTCCAGGACTCGAGGCCACCCTGCATcgcctgcctcctccctctacAAGCTGTGTCCTGGCAGAGGGGGGCTGAGGCCAGAACGTGGCTGCAGGCGAGGCCATggtgcagggagggagccaggagacCCCGCCCGGCCCTCCCAGGCTGCTCCCTTGGCTTTCTGCAGCCACACTGCCCAGACGTCCTCGTGGCTGCTGGTACCTGTGTGACAGGGACCTGGCCCCAATCACAGGAACATAAGTCACCTGTGCCAGCTGAGAGGATACTCAGGGGAAGCGGCGTGCTTTCTGCTTCTCCAGGCAGGAAGATGGCAGGGTGTCTATTGGAACTGTCCTGACACGGGAAGTGGGAGCCCCAGGTGACAGGTGGCACAGGAGCCCGGCACCCCGGATCAGCCTCCTGGACTTGCCGGCTACACCTGGGGCAGGTGGGAATCtggcttctctctcctgccctcatGGACCTACTAACACCCAAGCCACCTCAGCCCCTCACCTGTGTCCCAGCCTCCTCAGCAGTGTCCTGCCCTTGTTGGTAAACCCGTGCTCCCTGGAGGCAGGACAGGGCCTTGATGACCACCCCCTGGCCTCAGGCTGAGCACAATGCccggcacacagcaggcactagATACCTGCCACACTCTAGGCTACACGATGGATGAAACGTGACAATGTTCACACGCCAAGAAAGCCCAGGAGCTGGCACCTGTGACGGCGCCTCCCCGAGCAGCTCAGGCTGGGCCTCGGGGCAGATCGCTGGACCCTGTCTGCCACACACTCTGCTTCCTGCGCACACGGGCTCCCAGGAAAGCACGCGGTCTGCCTCGTGGCCATCCCAACCCTGAGCTGCCTCCGACAGATCTCCTTCTGGCCCAGGTAAGACGAGCCAGAGGGTGCGAGCACGTCCCAACAGGATAGAGAGGCCCCCAGATGCCCGCTGACCCCACTGCCGGGGCTCTGGGCCTagtacttgggggggggggggggagcagcgcCCAGGCTTCCTGAGGTGCTTCAACAGTGACCGGAGAGGGAGGGACGGGACTGGTCCCTCCCAGCTCCCGTCTCACCCCCAGAAAGGCCTCGGAAAAAGGATCCTGAGGCCAAAGCACTGACCATCCGTGCCTGAGAGTGCTGAACGAGGCAGCTGGGAAAGGTCCTGGGAGGACAGGTGGGTGCAGAGGTCTCTGGCAGGAGCACGGGGCACCAGGACGGGGGCGGAGGCGCTCACCAGCCGCTGGGCCACACGGCTCTGCAGACGGCCCTCCACGTGGCCCCGCAGCCGACTGCAGCCCGGGGCACCTGGCTCCGCCCGAGGCCCACGTGCGGGGAGGCACACTGTCcgtcagagagggaggcaagcgAGGCCAGGCCCGCTGGGCCCCAGAACCTCCCGAGGAGCCTGAGGCTTCGACCTGGCTCCGTGGATGCTTCTGGAAGGAGCGCCCTGAGCACAGACACCCCTCAGGCCGTCTGGTGACAAGCAGTTACTGACCGGCCATGAGACGGCCGGGCAGGTGCTGAGGCAGGATGAGAATCCACAGCTTGGGGTCTACAGTCTGGACAAAGCCTCCCCAGGGGACCCGGGAGCCCACCTGTCCTGCCCCTGCTCGGCTCCAACCACCCCGCAGAGCCTTGCTGTTCAAGAGCCATACAGGCTGTGGGGAGACAGCTTCTCAGCGTCTGTCCACCTGCCCGTGCTGCCACTGCCGCCACCACCACGAGGTGAGGGCAGACGCCCCCGTGACTCTTGACACCTCACTTCCCGTGGCACCACAAGCAGCCGCAATTCAACAGCACGGGCCACACGAGTCCACTGTGGCAGCCAAGCACACAGGGGCAGATGTCACCCCGGCACAGGAAGGAAGCCGAGGGACAGTGGCTTAGCCCCAAGGCCGTGTGCCCCCAAGACTCCACAATGAAAACAGCCCTGCTAGGTTCCCAATCCTCACGTGCATTTAAAGCAGGAAGCACCATGTCCAGGGCGGCACCACGGCAGCAACGGCCGTCCCCCCAGGATTTGCGGAGACGTAATGCACGAACCAGACACTGCGTCCCCTCAGCCGCCGGGGGAGGCCCCAACAGGTGGAGGAGCCAGCAGGGTGGCCAGGCTGGAACCCGAAGGCAGAGCAATGAAACACAGTCACGGCCCAGAGGTGCGCAGGGAGGGTGCGCGCCTCCGCCTACGGTCCCTGCCAGCCTCAGCGTGGGTGGCGGGGAGCCTGCCGGCAGCCACGGGACAGACGCTCACGTCTTCCCACAGGCAAGCCAGGCACCCTGCTCTTCCTCGCATGGAGTACTGAGGGGCGAGCAGCCGAACACAGAAGCCCGACACTGCTAGAGATCTGACCGGCTCCCTTACTGCTGGGTCGCACGTACACACCTAAGACTAACTTCTGGACGCCTCAGCAAAACTCAGGAACAAACAGGTGGTAAGTGCAAACTCCCGGGGCACACGGGTGTCAGACTATGCCGCAGACCTGGAACCAAGCCCACACACGCCCAGGGGGCCACCAGCCTGTCCTCGGGGCAACCTGCAGGCCCGGGCAGTCTGCTTGCGTTAGGGGGCGCGGCCCCGCCCTGCCAACCCCGCGTGCAGCCCCCACGTCCTGCGGGGCCCAGCCCCAGGGGTGAGACACCCTGGTAACGTGGAGGAACTCTCAGGAGCCTGATGAGGCTGAGCAAGTCCACGGCAGTCACCAGCAGGGTGACAACGCACCACCCATAAAGCCACAAGCAGGGACGGCCGCCACACGGCAACCGAGCCCCGAGGGAGGAACGCCAGCCCGTCATCTGGCTGTAGGCACTGCCGTCAGGTGGCTCAAGGGCAGGCTTTCCTCCCTCAGACAGACACCTCCACCCACGCGCGCAGCTCGGCCGGAGAACACAGGGCCAGAATCTACTGGCATGGTCCTGGGTTCTGGCCACGGGACGCTCCGGTCAGCTTCGGGTGTGGGGGGCCCTTCCAGAACGGTGGCTCACGTTCCCGTGCCAGGACGGAAAGCACAGTAAGCCCGCGATGACAGACACACGGGGATGGGCCATCCTGAGCGGCCGAGACCCCACACCGGGTGCCCCGACCTCCTGGGCCAGCTCCGGGCCACCCGCGTGGGCTGTGCGGACGTCAGTGCTCGCCGGCCGTGGacgagcagggcagaggggaggcctcCGGGGGGGTCTCGAGTTTGACCACGGCCCTGAGGGCCACGCGCCGCCGCTTCACCTGCCGCTGCCTGACAAACACTGAGCGCAGTGTGCGCAGCTGCCCCACCTCCTGTGCCGTGAAGCAGGGCTGCCCTTCGGCGAAGCGGACCACGGCGTCAAAGGACGCCGCCGCCTGCTCCCAGGCGGCCTCATCACCGTCCTTCTCGGCCAGCTCCAGGCTCCCCACAGCCGGGGCTGGGTCCTCCCCGGCCGCACAGCCTGGCCCGCTCTGCTCAGTGGCTGTGCCGCGGTGAAGCCGGCTGCTGGGGCAACCGGGGGCCTCCCTGCCCAGCTCCAGGATGTGCGCGAAAGTCTGATTGTGAGGCTTCACCTGGAGGCCATCTGGCTCCTCGTCAGAAGACGAGCCTTCGGCAAATGTGACCGCGGGCCACAGCTTCTTCCAGGCGCGGCTGAAGATGTGGCCTGGCACAGCACTCCAGGCGCAGGCCACGTTGAAGACGGCATCGTTGGTGCTGTAGCGGGGGTGGCAGCCCTGCAGCAAGCCGGGGGGGTTGAGGAAGTGCCTCATGAAATCCCTCCGAATGCCCTGGTCCATGGGCTGAATCAAGGAGGTGACACTGGCAGGCAGAAAGATGGTGAAGATGTTCCCGGAGACCAACTCGGCCTCCCGTGGCCGGGCGCGGGCGTGGTCCAGCAGCAGGATGGCTTTGCCGTCCTCGGGCAGACCTGCCACTCTGAAGTGCTCCTTCACGGACGGGACGAAGATATGATGGAACCAGTCAGAAAAAATCTCCTTGTCCACCCACGCGTTACCCTGGGCCTTGTACGCCACAGGCAGGTGCTGGATGCCCCCGAAAGCCCGGGGGGCGCCGCATTTCCCAATCACCAGGGGTTTGATTTTGTGGGAGCCGGTGGCATTGGCGCACATCAGGACGGTCAGCCTGTCCTTGTTCTGCCGGACGCCGGGCGCCGGGCCGCCCTCCAGGCCGGGATTTGGCAAGCACCGCCAGAAAAGGCCGGTCTCATCAGCGTTGTAAACCTGCTCAGGGGACAGGCCGTGCTCCGCGGTCAGGCTCCGGAAAAACCCACAGAACTGCTCGGCCGCTCGGTGGTCGGCCCCCTGTCTTTCCCCGGACGCGTCCAGCTTCTTAATGCCATGTCTGGCCTTAAACCGCCACAGCCACCCGCCAGAGAACACGCAGGGCTCTGTCAGCTGCATCTGCTCATAGAAGTCCTTGGCCTTTTCGATGAGCATGGGGCCGGAGACGGGCACGCCCTCAGCGCGCTTGCCCAGGAACCACTCGTACAGCACGCGGTCCAGGTGCTCGAGCTTGGGCGTGTGCAGGGTGCGCCGCTGCTCCAGGGCCTTGTTGGAATCCGAGTTGGCAAAGAAACGGAGCAGCTGCGCCTTGTGCGCCTTGATGTCGTACAGGGTGGACATGCCCACATTGTACTCCTGCATCAGCACCTTCCTGCTCTCCCCCTTCTCCAGCCGCGTGCAGATGTCAATCTTCTCCTTCAGGGTCAGCACCACCCTCTTGCGCTTCTCCCCCGGGCTCCTCCCGGCCGCCTGCTTGGAGGCCATTGGGGGTGGCTTGTCCCCAGCGGCTGGGGggacacacacggggggggggggggtcctggcaGACTCCTtgccccctctcctctgctccctcacCTGCCTGTCCCGTCTCACCGAGCCTGGGTCACCATGGGCACAGCCTCTCCAGCCTCTCCTTCGTTCCTCCCTCCAGTGTCAGCCGCCCCTCGCCCCGGCTGTTGCTGGTCTTCCGGGCTCCCCGTCCTCTCTGCGGGAGGGGACACTGGCACACGGGGGGGTTCCTGGGGGACCTGTCCACCTGCTGGAACCTCTGGCCTTCTCTGAGGCGGACGGTGGCAGCTCCTTCCTTCAAACGTGGACCATCGAGTACTGGGGTCCTGGGGACTGGTTTCTGGTTGAACAAGGTTGTGCGGTCTGTGCTGGGGACGCCTTTCTGGGCTCACAGTGCTGTCTCGCCCAACGTGCTTTAGGAACTGGAAAGCACAACAGAGGAAGAAAGGACGTCACGGACCGTGTACCTGGGCCACCTGCACGCAAGTGCTCGCTACCTTGGGCACGCGGGGAAGCTGCAGCAGAGCGTCGCAGGGGTGACCAACACGGGAGCCGGCCGAGGGGCGTGATGTCTGGGAGGCCGCCCAGCTGCGCAGCGACCTCCCGGTCAGCACGGCTCCTTCCAGCTGGACGCCTCCCTGTGCTGCTGAGCAGACGCGCGGGGCAGAGTTGAGACATCCTGGCTGGATCCTTCAAGAGCCGCCCCTGCTGCGCCTCGCCGGCTAAGACGCCACCATCCTCCAGCCCGTGAGGAGTAGAGGGCTGTTGCCCTGACAGTGACCGCCCCGCTGGCCTACTCAGCGCAGTTTGCTGGCAAGGTCGTCTGCCGCACAGCCTGCGTGTCCCCTCACTTCCTTC comes from Canis lupus familiaris isolate Mischka breed German Shepherd chromosome 13, alternate assembly UU_Cfam_GSD_1.0, whole genome shotgun sequence and encodes:
- the JRK gene encoding jerky protein homolog; protein product: MASKQAAGRSPGEKRKRVVLTLKEKIDICTRLEKGESRKVLMQEYNVGMSTLYDIKAHKAQLLRFFANSDSNKALEQRRTLHTPKLEHLDRVLYEWFLGKRAEGVPVSGPMLIEKAKDFYEQMQLTEPCVFSGGWLWRFKARHGIKKLDASGERQGADHRAAEQFCGFFRSLTAEHGLSPEQVYNADETGLFWRCLPNPGLEGGPAPGVRQNKDRLTVLMCANATGSHKIKPLVIGKCGAPRAFGGIQHLPVAYKAQGNAWVDKEIFSDWFHHIFVPSVKEHFRVAGLPEDGKAILLLDHARARPREAELVSGNIFTIFLPASVTSLIQPMDQGIRRDFMRHFLNPPGLLQGCHPRYSTNDAVFNVACAWSAVPGHIFSRAWKKLWPAVTFAEGSSSDEEPDGLQVKPHNQTFAHILELGREAPGCPSSRLHRGTATEQSGPGCAAGEDPAPAVGSLELAEKDGDEAAWEQAAASFDAVVRFAEGQPCFTAQEVGQLRTLRSVFVRQRQVKRRRVALRAVVKLETPPEASPLPCSSTAGEH